In Pedobacter sp. W3I1, one DNA window encodes the following:
- a CDS encoding helix-turn-helix domain-containing protein has translation MKLSDKVKELRNQHGFSQEELAKQTRLSLRTIQRIEQNETEARGDTLIRLAQVFGLKPIDLTPQAEKEQTYLIPLLNFSALSFLIYPILGFIVPLILWYFKRNGDEKLNETGKKLLNFQATWTLAISLVYAFSMFIKVMHFGGIFRIYTFLIIIYGFYALNFVLILFNTFRSKNLKDVIYKPAIPFF, from the coding sequence ATGAAATTATCAGATAAGGTAAAAGAACTTAGAAACCAGCATGGTTTCAGTCAGGAGGAACTTGCAAAGCAAACCCGGTTGAGCTTGCGCACGATTCAGCGTATCGAACAAAATGAAACGGAGGCAAGGGGAGATACCCTGATCAGGCTGGCACAGGTTTTTGGTTTAAAACCGATAGATTTAACTCCTCAAGCCGAAAAAGAACAGACTTACCTTATTCCACTTCTAAATTTCTCGGCGCTAAGTTTTCTTATTTACCCCATACTGGGTTTTATTGTACCCTTAATTTTATGGTATTTTAAACGAAATGGAGATGAAAAGCTAAATGAAACGGGTAAAAAGTTACTTAATTTTCAAGCTACGTGGACGCTGGCCATCTCTTTGGTATATGCGTTTTCTATGTTCATTAAGGTGATGCATTTTGGAGGAATCTTTAGGATTTACACTTTTCTAATCATTATTTATGGTTTCTATGCCTTAAATTTTGTGCTTATTTTATTTAATACTTTTCGGAGCAAGAATTTAAAAGACGTAATTTATAAGCCAGCAATTCCGTTTTTTTAA
- a CDS encoding IS4 family transposase — translation MSTSRFFNSKIKKRFNIFFGGSTVATIARSSGFLRRSAKKISPIDFVMGFVLSCSQMQNTFSQWAFHISQLSGTPVSKQAVFDRLGPSSVAFAKALLEHVLLQGIFYRYRRPSNLFSHFKRVILQDSTTLHLPQKLSEVFRGNFSKGKQKAVARIQAFIDICNMQFLHFSLGSFTDNDQSASQQILEKISAGELLIRDLGYFVLEVFEKLTGKGAFFLSRLRFGLNMYDCNGKQLHLKDLLKSRSKRDMWLMIGKQKNVKVRMIMIPLPKQLAAQRIRKAKQDRDRRLNHSQDYYRWLEYTVLITNVGEETWTAAQADQAYRVRWQIEIVFKSWKSGFHLQQLLHNGCTNEKRISTNVYLLLMFMCLFMQKIFLPVIRYAKGTISLIKCVQLFVLNMKELIAIGSKQCRDVIDKYCKYEKRNHRINLNQLFSD, via the coding sequence ATGTCTACAAGCCGCTTTTTCAATTCAAAAATAAAGAAAAGATTTAATATTTTTTTTGGTGGATCAACCGTTGCTACTATAGCCCGAAGTAGTGGTTTTCTCCGGCGCAGTGCAAAGAAGATTTCTCCGATAGATTTTGTTATGGGCTTTGTGTTAAGCTGTTCTCAAATGCAAAACACATTCAGTCAATGGGCTTTTCATATTAGCCAGCTTAGCGGAACTCCTGTAAGCAAACAAGCAGTATTTGATCGTTTGGGGCCATCATCGGTAGCTTTTGCCAAAGCACTTCTGGAGCATGTGTTGCTGCAAGGTATCTTCTACAGATATAGACGTCCGAGCAATCTTTTCAGCCATTTTAAAAGGGTCATCCTACAAGACAGCACCACCTTACATCTCCCCCAGAAACTCTCAGAAGTGTTCAGAGGTAATTTCAGTAAGGGCAAACAAAAGGCAGTAGCCCGTATACAGGCCTTCATCGATATATGCAATATGCAGTTCCTGCATTTCTCGTTGGGTTCCTTTACCGATAATGACCAATCGGCCAGTCAGCAAATCCTTGAAAAGATATCAGCCGGCGAACTGCTTATCAGAGATTTGGGGTATTTTGTACTGGAGGTCTTCGAAAAGCTTACCGGCAAAGGTGCCTTCTTTCTGAGCAGGTTACGTTTTGGTCTGAATATGTACGATTGCAATGGAAAACAACTACACCTGAAAGACTTGCTGAAAAGCAGATCGAAAAGGGATATGTGGCTAATGATAGGCAAACAAAAGAATGTAAAAGTGAGAATGATCATGATTCCCCTGCCAAAGCAGCTTGCAGCACAAAGAATCAGAAAGGCCAAACAGGATAGGGACAGGCGACTGAACCACAGCCAGGACTATTACAGATGGCTGGAGTATACGGTACTGATAACCAATGTAGGTGAAGAAACCTGGACAGCTGCCCAGGCCGATCAGGCATACCGGGTACGTTGGCAGATAGAGATTGTATTCAAATCCTGGAAAAGTGGCTTCCACCTACAGCAGTTGCTGCATAATGGTTGTACCAATGAAAAACGGATCAGCACAAACGTATACCTCTTGTTGATGTTTATGTGCCTGTTTATGCAAAAGATATTCCTGCCAGTTATCCGATATGCCAAAGGCACAATTAGCTTGATCAAATGTGTACAGTTATTTGTATTGAACATGAAAGAGTTAATCGCTATAGGCAGTAAACAGTGCAGGGATGTGATAGATAAGTACTGTAAATATGAAAAAAGAAACCATAGGATTAATTTGAACCAACTATTTTCAGATTAA
- a CDS encoding amidohydrolase, with protein MKSILYSLFFILLVTSCTKKEEVDLVVYNAKVYTVNSKFDTVEAFAVKNGKILALGKSDDIKAKYEGKEEINAEGKTVYPGFIDAHAHFYGYGQSLQTADLRETKSWDEVLARLTDFAKTHPDGWLIGNGWDQNDWDNKAFPTNEKLTALFPDRPVFLNRIDGHAAIANQKALDDAGIKGEQKLVGGDMLTQNGKLTGVLIDNAVALVERKIPSPDAKLAEKIFIDAQKNCFAAGLTTIDDCGLSYLAVDFIEKLQKEHKLKMRLYVMLSDEPDNYKYLFNRGPIKTDRLNVRAFKVYADGALGSRGACLLHPYSDMPNKTGFLLSDQKHFEEVAAKIAANHFQMCTHAIGDSANRVILNIYNKILKGKNDLRWRIEHAQVVNASDFDLFGKASIVPSVQPTHATSDMYWAGQRLGAERLKSAYAYKQLLKQNGWIPLGTDFPVENINPLLTFYAATVREDAKGFPKGGFQIENALTPEEALRGMTIWAAKANFEEHEKGSLEKGKLADFVMLDHDILKSTPQNILKTKVLKTYLNGEKVYEAK; from the coding sequence ATGAAATCCATTTTATACAGCCTGTTTTTTATTCTGCTGGTCACTTCCTGCACTAAAAAGGAAGAAGTTGATTTAGTTGTTTATAATGCTAAAGTTTATACCGTAAACAGTAAATTTGATACGGTTGAGGCCTTCGCTGTAAAGAATGGTAAAATCCTGGCCCTTGGTAAAAGCGATGATATCAAGGCCAAATATGAAGGCAAAGAAGAAATCAATGCCGAAGGTAAAACCGTTTATCCAGGTTTTATAGACGCACATGCCCATTTTTATGGCTACGGCCAAAGTTTGCAAACAGCTGATTTAAGAGAAACAAAATCGTGGGATGAAGTGCTCGCCCGCTTAACTGATTTTGCTAAAACGCACCCTGATGGTTGGTTAATTGGTAATGGCTGGGACCAAAACGATTGGGACAATAAAGCTTTTCCAACAAATGAAAAACTAACGGCCCTTTTCCCTGATCGTCCGGTATTTTTAAATCGTATCGATGGTCACGCGGCTATCGCCAATCAAAAAGCGTTGGATGATGCGGGCATTAAAGGCGAGCAGAAATTGGTGGGTGGCGATATGCTAACCCAAAATGGAAAGCTTACCGGTGTTTTAATCGATAACGCCGTAGCTTTAGTAGAACGTAAAATCCCTTCACCGGATGCTAAACTAGCCGAAAAAATATTTATAGATGCACAGAAAAACTGCTTTGCTGCTGGCTTAACCACTATTGATGATTGTGGCTTAAGTTATCTGGCTGTCGACTTTATCGAAAAACTGCAGAAAGAACACAAACTGAAAATGAGGCTATATGTAATGCTTTCAGATGAACCTGATAATTATAAATACCTGTTTAATCGCGGACCGATTAAAACCGATAGATTGAATGTCCGGGCATTTAAAGTTTATGCCGATGGTGCTTTAGGCTCGCGTGGGGCCTGCCTGCTGCATCCTTACAGCGATATGCCCAACAAAACAGGCTTTTTATTGAGCGATCAGAAACACTTCGAAGAAGTAGCCGCAAAAATTGCAGCCAATCATTTCCAGATGTGCACCCATGCCATTGGCGATTCGGCTAATAGGGTAATCCTGAATATCTACAATAAAATTTTGAAAGGCAAAAATGATCTGCGCTGGCGCATTGAACATGCACAGGTAGTAAATGCCAGTGATTTCGATCTTTTTGGAAAAGCGAGTATTGTGCCGTCAGTGCAACCTACACATGCCACTTCCGATATGTATTGGGCCGGACAGCGTTTGGGTGCCGAAAGGTTAAAAAGTGCTTATGCTTACAAACAATTGTTAAAGCAAAATGGCTGGATTCCTTTGGGTACCGATTTTCCGGTTGAAAACATTAATCCATTATTAACGTTTTATGCAGCAACAGTGAGAGAAGATGCAAAAGGTTTTCCGAAAGGGGGCTTTCAGATAGAAAATGCCCTAACACCTGAAGAAGCGCTACGTGGAATGACCATATGGGCAGCAAAAGCCAATTTTGAGGAACATGAAAAGGGCAGTTTGGAGAAAGGTAAATTAGCCGATTTTGTTATGCTCGACCACGATATTTTGAAATCAACACCACAAAACATATTAAAAACCAAAGTTTTAAAAACCTACCTGAACGGAGAAAAAGTATATGAAGCGAAATAG
- a CDS encoding FAD-dependent oxidoreductase, translated as MKRSPLRIFLILISLLLACQPDKPIVQKNVVNDVTQLNPIKVAKIITPQTSAEIINAVKINNGPISIGGGRFSQGGQTATENALQIDMRKFNRILSFSKERKEVTVQAGIRWRELIQFIDRYNLSVKIMQTYANFTVGGSLSVNVHGRYVGQGPIILSVKSFRIVLADGRFITASSIVNSEVFYAAIGGYGGIGVIAEVTLSLTNNYKIEQKDTLMDIAAYKKFFFSSIRNKPQFVFHNADIYPNSYTKVRAVTYVRTENKLTVTKRLKPNDKNYWLKKIAMKVVAGSDFGKWLRQHIADPVHYTGKVVEWRNYEATYDVQELEPNSRKKATYVLQEYFIPVDRFDSFYPKMVKVLKNNNVNVINISIRHANKDVGSYLAWAKEEVFAFVIYYKQEVSDAEKAKVTQWTRALIDASVSEKGSYYLPYQLQATQQQFLKAYPNAAAFFKLKKKYDPNYKFRNKLFDAYYNPKN; from the coding sequence ATGAAACGCTCTCCTCTCAGAATTTTTCTAATCCTCATCTCTTTACTTCTTGCGTGCCAGCCTGATAAACCGATTGTACAAAAGAACGTCGTAAATGATGTCACTCAACTTAACCCTATAAAGGTTGCCAAAATAATTACGCCACAAACCTCTGCTGAAATTATTAATGCAGTTAAAATCAATAATGGACCAATATCGATAGGCGGAGGCCGATTTAGTCAAGGTGGACAAACGGCTACAGAAAATGCTTTGCAAATTGACATGAGAAAGTTTAACCGGATATTAAGTTTCTCTAAAGAACGGAAGGAAGTTACAGTGCAAGCCGGCATAAGGTGGCGCGAGCTGATCCAGTTTATTGATCGATATAACTTATCTGTTAAAATTATGCAGACTTATGCGAATTTCACAGTTGGGGGGTCGCTTAGCGTTAATGTACATGGCCGTTATGTTGGTCAAGGACCAATTATTTTATCAGTTAAAAGTTTTAGGATTGTTTTAGCTGACGGAAGGTTTATCACCGCGAGCTCAATAGTTAACAGCGAAGTTTTTTATGCAGCTATTGGTGGCTACGGCGGAATTGGCGTAATCGCCGAAGTAACCTTATCGCTAACAAACAATTATAAAATAGAGCAAAAAGATACTCTAATGGACATTGCAGCCTACAAAAAATTCTTCTTTTCCAGCATCAGAAATAAACCTCAGTTTGTATTTCATAACGCAGATATATACCCAAACAGTTACACCAAAGTTAGAGCGGTTACTTATGTCAGAACCGAAAATAAATTAACCGTAACCAAGCGTTTAAAACCGAACGACAAAAACTATTGGCTAAAAAAAATTGCTATGAAAGTAGTTGCTGGTTCTGATTTTGGAAAGTGGCTAAGGCAACACATTGCAGATCCAGTACATTATACAGGTAAAGTTGTTGAATGGAGAAATTATGAAGCTACCTATGATGTGCAAGAGCTCGAACCCAATTCGAGAAAAAAAGCGACCTATGTTTTACAAGAATATTTTATCCCTGTAGATCGTTTTGATTCCTTTTATCCAAAAATGGTTAAAGTATTAAAAAACAACAACGTAAATGTGATTAACATTTCAATCAGGCATGCCAATAAAGATGTGGGATCGTATCTAGCCTGGGCTAAGGAGGAAGTTTTTGCTTTCGTAATTTATTACAAACAGGAAGTATCTGATGCAGAAAAGGCAAAAGTAACCCAATGGACAAGAGCCCTGATAGATGCATCGGTTTCTGAAAAGGGTTCATACTACCTGCCTTATCAACTACAGGCTACTCAACAACAATTCTTGAAAGCCTACCCAAATGCAGCTGCTTTTTTTAAATTGAAAAAAAAATACGATCCCAATTATAAATTCAGGAATAAGCTTTTTGATGCTTATTATAATCCAAAAAACTAG
- a CDS encoding serine hydrolase gives MACAQEHTANEKKLAIANAIANTTVLLNNQDGIIPLKSLEKKHIASVSLSFAYSAVFDSLANKYDKITSFSADSYKDSVNLNDLEDDLKYFNTILINIDDQNISKAKYINFINSISKNKQVIISFFGNGPGLKSFDLLKSPIVWTGQNNIDAAAIVPQYIFGGIAASNKLTTAYSARYTMGSGFTTTATRLKYTVPEDAGLNSNNLKEIDAIAAEAIAQKATPGLVVLVAKDGKVIFNKAYGTHTYDTNVPDKVTDIFDLASVTKVTATTPAVMRLFEEGKLKLDTNIGAYIPKARTTPMNNIQVREVMLHQAGFIPYIPFHDYVKTGDYSRDSSAAYPTKVADNYYIKKGFFKDFMWPKMLNSPIRTRGKYVYSDISMYVMKDIVEHISEEPLNQYTYENFYKPLGMQTAGFLPRNRFKPEQIIPTEDDKFFRKTLLVGYVHDQGAALAGGVSGHAGLFASANDLAIIYQMLLNRGTYGGVEYFKNTTVDMFTSKQSNVSRRGLGFDRWDPDSTKHYPSELASPQTYGHTGYTGTCIWVDPSRGLVYVFLSNRVNPTVTDKLSNLKIRGRIQDVVNKAIDESKK, from the coding sequence ATGGCTTGCGCACAGGAGCATACAGCGAATGAGAAAAAACTGGCCATTGCCAATGCGATAGCGAATACAACCGTATTGTTAAACAATCAGGATGGTATAATTCCTTTAAAATCATTGGAGAAAAAGCATATTGCTTCGGTTAGCCTTAGTTTTGCTTATAGTGCCGTTTTTGATAGTTTGGCCAATAAATATGATAAAATCACTTCATTTTCTGCCGATTCTTATAAAGATAGCGTGAATCTGAATGATTTAGAAGATGACCTTAAATATTTTAATACCATTTTAATCAATATCGACGATCAGAACATAAGCAAAGCCAAATACATTAATTTTATTAATAGTATCAGTAAAAATAAACAGGTAATTATTTCTTTTTTTGGCAACGGACCTGGTTTAAAATCGTTCGACCTGTTAAAATCACCAATTGTATGGACAGGCCAAAACAATATTGATGCTGCTGCCATTGTGCCACAATATATTTTTGGTGGCATTGCTGCATCTAATAAATTAACCACGGCATATTCTGCCCGTTATACCATGGGCTCGGGTTTTACTACAACGGCCACACGTTTGAAGTACACAGTACCTGAAGACGCAGGCTTAAACTCGAATAATTTAAAAGAAATTGATGCAATTGCAGCCGAAGCAATAGCGCAGAAAGCAACACCGGGCTTGGTGGTTTTGGTAGCGAAAGATGGTAAGGTTATCTTTAATAAGGCTTATGGCACCCACACCTATGATACCAATGTGCCTGATAAGGTAACCGATATTTTTGATCTGGCTTCGGTAACCAAGGTAACGGCAACGACTCCTGCAGTAATGCGTTTGTTTGAAGAAGGAAAACTAAAGCTAGACACTAATATTGGCGCTTATATCCCGAAAGCGCGTACCACACCCATGAACAATATTCAGGTGCGCGAAGTGATGTTGCACCAGGCAGGTTTTATCCCTTACATTCCTTTTCATGATTATGTGAAAACAGGCGATTACAGCAGAGATTCATCTGCGGCCTATCCAACCAAAGTGGCTGATAACTATTACATCAAAAAAGGCTTTTTTAAAGATTTTATGTGGCCTAAAATGCTCAATTCGCCAATAAGAACACGTGGCAAATATGTGTACAGCGATATCAGCATGTATGTAATGAAAGATATTGTGGAGCATATTAGTGAAGAGCCTTTAAATCAATATACTTACGAAAACTTTTACAAACCGCTAGGGATGCAAACAGCAGGTTTTTTACCTCGCAACCGTTTTAAACCCGAACAGATTATCCCGACAGAAGATGATAAATTTTTCAGGAAGACTTTGCTGGTGGGCTATGTTCACGATCAGGGGGCGGCTTTAGCGGGTGGAGTTTCTGGTCACGCGGGCTTGTTTGCCAGCGCCAACGATCTGGCGATTATTTACCAGATGCTTTTAAACCGCGGTACTTATGGTGGTGTAGAATACTTTAAGAATACAACGGTAGATATGTTTACGTCAAAACAATCAAATGTTAGCCGCAGGGGGCTGGGTTTTGATCGCTGGGATCCGGATAGCACTAAACATTACCCATCAGAACTGGCTTCGCCACAAACTTATGGCCATACAGGTTATACTGGAACCTGTATTTGGGTAGATCCATCGCGAGGTTTGGTTTATGTGTTTTTATCAAACCGTGTTAATCCTACGGTTACGGATAAACTATCCAATCTGAAGATCAGGGGAAGGATTCAGGATGTGGTAAATAAAGCTATAGATGAATCGAAGAAATAA
- a CDS encoding rhomboid family intramembrane serine protease, which translates to MNNIYIPPVVKNLLIINILFFVASYLLTTLHLDDRLAVYYFDSPKFEIWQPISYMFMHGGIAHIFFNMFALYSFGSLLESRWGGKKFIIFYFITGLGALALQWAVQAYEVHQIIGSATNNGKINLTALFQGEFNTNQLSMAQAVTLRSIYFGGMVGASGAIFGLLVAFGMLYPNAELLIMFIPVPVKAKYIIPIYILVELSLGVAQFEGDSIAHYAHLGGALIGFILVKIWKDKNDTFYTLYE; encoded by the coding sequence ATGAATAACATATATATTCCACCGGTAGTAAAAAACCTACTGATTATTAACATCTTATTTTTCGTGGCTAGCTACCTGCTAACAACGCTTCACCTTGATGATCGGTTAGCTGTATATTATTTTGACTCTCCGAAGTTTGAGATATGGCAGCCGATTAGCTACATGTTTATGCATGGCGGTATAGCACACATCTTTTTTAACATGTTTGCATTGTATTCTTTTGGAAGTTTGTTAGAATCAAGATGGGGAGGCAAAAAATTTATTATCTTTTATTTTATTACCGGCTTAGGTGCACTTGCATTGCAGTGGGCGGTACAGGCCTATGAAGTACACCAGATTATTGGTAGTGCCACCAATAATGGAAAGATAAACCTTACCGCATTATTTCAAGGGGAGTTCAACACAAATCAACTTTCAATGGCACAAGCGGTTACACTACGCAGCATCTATTTTGGGGGCATGGTTGGTGCTTCTGGTGCCATTTTTGGTTTATTGGTTGCTTTTGGCATGCTTTATCCAAATGCCGAATTACTGATTATGTTTATTCCGGTTCCGGTAAAAGCAAAATATATTATACCAATTTATATTTTAGTAGAGTTATCTTTGGGTGTTGCCCAGTTTGAAGGCGATTCTATTGCCCATTATGCGCACCTTGGGGGTGCCTTAATCGGTTTTATACTCGTTAAAATATGGAAAGACAAAAACGATACATTTTATACACTCTATGAATAA